Genomic window (Dictyoglomus thermophilum H-6-12):
TTTAAATTTTTAAAAATTGTCCTATTAGGTTTTGGATTTTTATCTATTTCTCTTCTCTGGTCTCTTTATAACACCGATATTCCTGTAATACTCCAAAAAAGCTATAAAATATCAAGTTTTGCTGTAGGATGGATAATGAATTTAGATAATATCCTTGCCTTATTTCTCATACCCCTAATTGGAGCTCTATCTGATCGTACTTGGACAAAGTTAGGAAAAAGAATGCCATATATCATAACCTCTCTTCCTTTAGGGGCTATCTTCTTCTCTTTCATCCCTTGGATTCCCGCTCTCTTTGGAATAAATACTTCCTCTTTAATTCTTCTTATCCTTGTTATTCTTCTGATGAACATCTTCCAAGCCATAGGAAGAGGGCCTGTGATATCTCTTATGCCTGATCTTGTTCCTCCTGAAAATAGATCTCCGGCCAATGGCATCATAAATTTCATGGGAGGACTTGGTTCTCTTATAGCATACTTTATAGTAGGAAAAATCTCTGCTGTTAATAGAACTTTAGGATTTAGCATTGCAGGTCTAATTCAGATAGTCTCTGTATGGATAATATTCTTAGCAATAAATGAATCAAAAGACTCCCTAGTAATGACAAAAGTAGAAAGAGAAAACAACGAATTCTCTTTTAAAAAACTTATTAATCTCAAAGATAAAAACTTAATATTTCTACTTCTTGCCATATTCTTTTGGTTTATAGGGTTTAATGCCGTAGAGACTTTCTATTCCGTATATATGGCCTTAGAAAAAGGCTTAGATCCTACCTTAGGAGAAAGCATAGCAAAAAGTAATCTTGGAATACTTGCTCTAACCTTTATGATATTCTCGATTCCTTCAGGACTAATTGCAAAAAAGATAGGAAGAAAAAACACCATAATAATAGGACTGTTAGGAATGATTTTTATATTTATTGGTCTTATCTCCTTTCAAAATCTTTCTATTATAAGAATCTTTTTTATGTTAGGTGGAC
Coding sequences:
- a CDS encoding SLC45 family MFS transporter, with protein sequence MINNFKFLKIVLLGFGFLSISLLWSLYNTDIPVILQKSYKISSFAVGWIMNLDNILALFLIPLIGALSDRTWTKLGKRMPYIITSLPLGAIFFSFIPWIPALFGINTSSLILLILVILLMNIFQAIGRGPVISLMPDLVPPENRSPANGIINFMGGLGSLIAYFIVGKISAVNRTLGFSIAGLIQIVSVWIIFLAINESKDSLVMTKVERENNEFSFKKLINLKDKNLIFLLLAIFFWFIGFNAVETFYSVYMALEKGLDPTLGESIAKSNLGILALTFMIFSIPSGLIAKKIGRKNTIIIGLLGMIFIFIGLISFQNLSIIRIFFMLGGLFWALININSLPMVLDLGDLKSQGTYTGFYYFSSQFASIVAPPFAGFLADLLKTRFVIFPLGGIFFTLSLLMMLQIKMKEPKEKEN